In Musa acuminata AAA Group cultivar baxijiao chromosome BXJ2-3, Cavendish_Baxijiao_AAA, whole genome shotgun sequence, the following proteins share a genomic window:
- the LOC135582723 gene encoding ricin B-like lectin R40G3 isoform X1, with the protein MNPFGHHGGHQHHHHGQEEEDERHRYPPPGYQPPLPTPPYYGGPAYPPAVQHVSHEGGPGYGPPAVQHVSHEGGPGYGPPPPVYPPPPGYHGEGSYGGSHHHHGPSPPPTYPPAPGPGDHHDGGYGHQHHQHHHFLPHFPGVHHVSHERWEGEAAAPPPPGHGQPTVRIYTKAENNFSLSIRDGKVILARNDPTDPYQHWIRDMRYSTKVKDEEGFPSFALINKVTGEALKHSFGATHPVRLIRYNPDYLDESVLWSESKDLGDGFRCIRMVNNIRLNFDAFHGDKNHGGVRDGTILVLWEWLKGDNQRWKIVPH; encoded by the exons ATGAACCCCTTTGGTCATCACGGCGGccaccaacaccaccaccacggccaagaggaggaggacgagcggCATCGCTACCCTCCGCCGGGCTACCAGCCACCGCTTCCCACGCCGCCGTACTATGGAGGCCCAGCCTACCCGCCGGCCGTCCAGCACGTGTCCCACGAGGGCGGGCCCGGATACGGTCCGCCGGCCGTCCAGCACGTGTCGCACGAGGGCGGGCCCGGCTACGGCCCGCCGCCGCCCGTCTACCCTCCCCCGCCTGGCTACCACGGCGAGGGGAGCTACGGCGGCAGCCATCACCACCACGGCCCCTCTCCTCCGCCCACCTACCCTCCCGCTCCCGGTCCCGGGGACCATCATGACGGTGGCTACGGCCATCAGCACCATCAGCACCACCACTTCCTTCCGCACTTCCCCGGGGTCCACCACGTGAGCCACGAGAGATGGGAAGGAGAGGCAGCGGCGCCGCCTCCGCCGGGGCATGGGCAGCCGACCGTCAGGATCTACACCAAGGCAGAGAATAACTTCTCTCTGTCCATTCGTGATGGGAAGGTGATCCTCGCGCGCAACGATCCCACAGACCCGTACCAG CACTGGATCAGGGACATGAGGTACAGCACCAAGGTGAAGGATGAGGAGGGTTTCCCAAGCTTTGCTCTGATTAACAAGGTTACTGGTGAAGCTCTGAAGCACTCTTTTGGTGCAACTCATCCT GTTAGGTTGATCCGCTATAATCCAGACTATCTAGATGAGTCTGTCCTGTGGTCTGAGAGCAAGGACTTGGGTGATGGCTTCCGATGCATAAGGATGGTAAATAACATCCGCTTGAACTTTGATGCCTTCCATGGGGACAAGAACCATGGAGGGGTGAGAGATGGAACGATTCTTGTGCTTTGGGAGTGGCTGAAGGGAGATAATCAGAGGTGGAAGATTGTTCCTCACT GA
- the LOC135607158 gene encoding uncharacterized protein LOC135607158 isoform X3 — protein sequence MKFLEYTPLDSINLFLNHLSLGESTINGNLEAFSCKQTGTDRKLSFSLEQEILDYLEQSSDSDSASPMQYLTSRSSRKTLIYLVLTLSHMYPDYDFSSAVRSHLYFREEEWDSFKQIFETYLFEAVREWTIVNGESSFMDSMTNAIDEVVKLKDCEIYSYNPDFEGDLSLEKGAINLAAEGFLGDEMVKEEEEEEEDYLVGMDM from the exons ATGAAATTTTTGGAATATACTCCTTTGGACAG CATAAATCTTTTCCTTAATCATCTGAGCCTTGGAGAGAGCACTATAAATGGAAATCTTGAAGCCTTTTCAT GCAAGCAAACTGGGACAGATAGAAAACTCTCTTTCAGCTTAGAACAAGAG ATTCTTGATTATCTCGAACAATCTTCTGATAGTGACTCAGCGTCGCCTATGCAGTATTTGACTAGTAGATCAAG TCGAAAGACACTGATCTATCTTGTTCTTACACTAAGCCACATGTATCCAGATTATGATTTCAG CAGTGCTGTCCGATCCCATCTCTATTTCAGAGAGGAAGAATGGGATAGTTTCAAGCAAATATTTGAGACCTACTTGTTTGAAGCTGTAAGA GAATGGACTATTGTGAATGGGGAAAGTTCCTTCATGGATAGCATGACAAATGCCATAGATGAG GTTGTGAAACTAAAGGATTGTGAAATCTACAGCTACAACCCAGACTTTGAAGGCGACCTGTCTTTGGAAAAAGGAGCCAT CAACCTTGCTGCAGAGGGCTTCCTAGGTGATGAGATGgtgaaagaggaggaagaggaagaggaagactaCTTGGTCGGCATGGACATGTGA
- the LOC135607158 gene encoding uncharacterized protein LOC135607158 isoform X1 produces the protein MKFLEYTPLDSINLFLNHLSLGESTINGNLEAFSCKQTGTDRKLSFSLEQEILDYLEQSSDSDSASPMQYLTSRSSRKTLIYLVLTLSHMYPDYDFSSAVRSHLYFREEEWDSFKQIFETYLFEAVREWTIVNGESSFMDSMTNAIDEVVKLKDCEIYSYNPDFEGDLSLEKGAIWSFNFFFYNKKLKRVISFRCCCFSNLAAEGFLGDEMVKEEEEEEEDYLVGMDM, from the exons ATGAAATTTTTGGAATATACTCCTTTGGACAG CATAAATCTTTTCCTTAATCATCTGAGCCTTGGAGAGAGCACTATAAATGGAAATCTTGAAGCCTTTTCAT GCAAGCAAACTGGGACAGATAGAAAACTCTCTTTCAGCTTAGAACAAGAG ATTCTTGATTATCTCGAACAATCTTCTGATAGTGACTCAGCGTCGCCTATGCAGTATTTGACTAGTAGATCAAG TCGAAAGACACTGATCTATCTTGTTCTTACACTAAGCCACATGTATCCAGATTATGATTTCAG CAGTGCTGTCCGATCCCATCTCTATTTCAGAGAGGAAGAATGGGATAGTTTCAAGCAAATATTTGAGACCTACTTGTTTGAAGCTGTAAGA GAATGGACTATTGTGAATGGGGAAAGTTCCTTCATGGATAGCATGACAAATGCCATAGATGAG GTTGTGAAACTAAAGGATTGTGAAATCTACAGCTACAACCCAGACTTTGAAGGCGACCTGTCTTTGGAAAAAGGAGCCAT ATGGTCGTTCAACTTCTTTTTCTATAATAAGAAGCTGAAGCGTGTCATCAGCTTCAGATGCTGTTGTTTTAG CAACCTTGCTGCAGAGGGCTTCCTAGGTGATGAGATGgtgaaagaggaggaagaggaagaggaagactaCTTGGTCGGCATGGACATGTGA
- the LOC135607158 gene encoding uncharacterized protein LOC135607158 isoform X2: MKFLEYTPLDSINLFLNHLSLGESTINGNLEAFSCKQTGTDRKLSFSLEQEILDYLEQSSDSDSASPMQYLTSRSSRKTLIYLVLTLSHMYPDYDFSAVRSHLYFREEEWDSFKQIFETYLFEAVREWTIVNGESSFMDSMTNAIDEVVKLKDCEIYSYNPDFEGDLSLEKGAIWSFNFFFYNKKLKRVISFRCCCFSNLAAEGFLGDEMVKEEEEEEEDYLVGMDM; this comes from the exons ATGAAATTTTTGGAATATACTCCTTTGGACAG CATAAATCTTTTCCTTAATCATCTGAGCCTTGGAGAGAGCACTATAAATGGAAATCTTGAAGCCTTTTCAT GCAAGCAAACTGGGACAGATAGAAAACTCTCTTTCAGCTTAGAACAAGAG ATTCTTGATTATCTCGAACAATCTTCTGATAGTGACTCAGCGTCGCCTATGCAGTATTTGACTAGTAGATCAAG TCGAAAGACACTGATCTATCTTGTTCTTACACTAAGCCACATGTATCCAGATTATGATTTCAG TGCTGTCCGATCCCATCTCTATTTCAGAGAGGAAGAATGGGATAGTTTCAAGCAAATATTTGAGACCTACTTGTTTGAAGCTGTAAGA GAATGGACTATTGTGAATGGGGAAAGTTCCTTCATGGATAGCATGACAAATGCCATAGATGAG GTTGTGAAACTAAAGGATTGTGAAATCTACAGCTACAACCCAGACTTTGAAGGCGACCTGTCTTTGGAAAAAGGAGCCAT ATGGTCGTTCAACTTCTTTTTCTATAATAAGAAGCTGAAGCGTGTCATCAGCTTCAGATGCTGTTGTTTTAG CAACCTTGCTGCAGAGGGCTTCCTAGGTGATGAGATGgtgaaagaggaggaagaggaagaggaagactaCTTGGTCGGCATGGACATGTGA
- the LOC103977771 gene encoding leucine-rich repeat receptor protein kinase HPCA1 yields the protein MKGGLLLLLMCFVCVRHGFSRTDSQDVSALKALSNQWKNTPPSWRRSDDPCDQWDGVNCTGSRVKELKLFSMNIEGRLSGDIQNLTELTLLDLSSNKNLGGPLPRSIGNLKQLQTLRLIGCSFSGSIPVEVGNLLNLKILSLNSNQFNGTIPGSLGRLSNIEWLDLAENQLTGIIPTSSNGASGLDQLVNNLHFHLNLNHLSGPIPSDLFRSNMKVIHMLLDHNNFSGKIPESIGLAQSLQVLRLDANSLNESIPSSINNLTRLNVLNLGNNKLTGLMPNLTGMTALNYLNLSNNLFDPSEAPAWLSDVQNLTTLIIESGKLHGEVPQTLFSLPYLQEVRLNDNAFNGTLNMGSNISQQLKMVNFQNNNLISVTLSSNYNKTIILVGNPVCSNRYLQETEFCGQEQDSQSYSPEVSCSHPYEGPIICRAPSFSDQSIDTSQLEKKISTLLHTFPVHHSLRNHFFDVNAYLVVELKICPQSAKYFTRNQTLQWFDLSTQNLDLPSIYGPCVFNPVTYTFQHNVSPAWIIGTAVGCAAAVFIIAGLGIYALRQKKQAKTAIELNNPFASWGSTGEDAGDAPHLKLARCFSLDELRKFTDGFSVDNEIGSGGYGKVYKGMLSDGQMVAIKRSQKGSMQGGLEFKTEIEMLSRVHHKNLVELVGFCFEKGERTLVYEYISNGTLTKNLSGRSHIKLDWKQRLNIALDSARGLAYLHELAKPPIIHRDVKSTNILLDDNLSAKVADFGLSTLILDSDHGHVSTNVKGTLGYLDPEYFMTQQLTTKSDVYSFGVVMLELITARLPIEKGKYIVREVKMAMDKSDKEYYGLRDIIDPAILNVGSLIGFQRFVELALQCLEDTSEDRPTMNDIVKEIEILLKDNRLETNSISASSSATYFGNARGASELPYDEMPISSEVNSGVYGSDKYFLSQ from the exons ATGAAAGGAGGGCTTCTTCTGTTGCTGATGTGCTTTGTTTGTGTTCGACATGGTTTCAGCCGCACAGACTCACAAGATG TTTCTGCTCTCAAAGCTCTGTCTAATCAATGGAAGAACACACCTCCGAGCTGGAGGCGTTCAGATGACCCCTGTGATCAGTGGGATGGAGTCAACTGCACAGGTTCGAGGGTGAAGGAGCT GAAGCTATTCAGCATGAATATTGAGGGCAGATTGAGTGGTGATATACAGAACCTTACCGAGCTGACACTCTT GGATCTTTCATCCAACAAAAATCTGGGAGGTCCACTCCCACGAAGCATTGGGAACTTGAAACAGCTTCAAACCTT GAGACTGATTGGTTGCAGCTTCAGCGGTAGTATCCCAGTTGAAGTGGGCAATCTGCTTAATCTCAAGATCTT GTCTTTGAACTCGAACCAGTTCAATGGTACAATACCAGGATCTCTGGGTAGGCTCTCCAATATTGAATGGCTGGATCTGGCGGAGAATCAGTTGACTGGTATTATCCCGACTTCATCAAATGGGGCTTCAGGATTGGACCAGCTTGTGAACAATCTGCATTT CCATTTGAACCTAAACCACTTATCAGGCCCAATTCCAAGTGATCTTTTCAGATCCAACATGAAAGTTATACATAT GCTTCTTGACCATAACAACTTTTCTGGGAAAATTCCAGAGTCGATAGGTCTTGCCCAGTCACTTCAAGTCCT TCGTCTAGATGCAAATTCTCTGAACGAATCTATTCCTTCTAGTATCAACAACCTTACAAGGCTCAATGTTCT AAACTTAGGTAACAACAAGCTGACCGGATTGATGCCAAATCTGACTGGGATGACCGCCCTCAATTATCT GAATTTAAGCAACAACTTATTTGATCCATCAGAAGCTCCAGCATGGCTATCAGATGTACAAAATCTCACAACTTT AATTATAGAGTCTGGGAAGCTTCATGGGGAAGTGCCACAAACACTATTTAGCTTACCTTACTTGCAAGAAGT GAGGCTTAACGACAATGCATTCAATGGCACTCTCAACATGGGCAGCAACATCAGTCAGCAACTGAAGATGGTgaattttcaaaataataatttaatctctGTTACACTCTCTTCCAACTACAACAAAACTATAAT ACTTGTTGGAAATCCAGTTTGCAGTAATCGTTATCTGCAGGAAACGGAATTTTGCGGTCAGGAACAAGACTCACAATCTTATTCCCCTGAAGTCAGTTGTTCGCACCCGTATGAAGGACCAATTATCTGCAGAGCACCTTCCTTTAGTGACCAAAGTATCGATACATCACAATTGGAGAAAAAAATTTCAACTTTGCTTCACACGTTTCCAGTTCACCACTCTCTTCGAAATCATTTCTTCGATGTTAATGCTTATCTGGTAGTAGAGTTGAAGATTTGCCCTCAAAGTGCAAAATACTTCACCAGGAATCAGACACTGCAGTGGTTTGACTTGAGTACCCAAAATCTTGACCTCCCATCTATCTATGGACCATGCGTATTCAACCCTGTTACATATACTTTCCAACACAATG TGTCTCCAGCCTGGATCATTGGAACAGCAGTTGGTTGTGCTGCTGCCGTGTTCATCATCGCAGGGCTGGGAATCTATGCTTTACGACAGAAAAAGCAAGCTAAAACAGCTATCGAGCTAAACAATCCTTTTG CATCATGGGGATCAACTGGTGAAGATGCCGGAGATGCTCCACATCTAAAACTAGCAAGATGTTTTTCTTTGGATGAACTAAGGAAATTCACTGATGGTTTCTCAGTAGATAATGAGATCGGATCAGGGGGCTATGGGAAG GTCTACAAAGGCATGCTTTCTGATGGACAGATGGTTGCTATCAAGAGATCGCAGAAGGGTTCGATGCAAGGAGGGCTTGAGTTCAAAACAGAGATCGAGATGTTGTCTAGGGTGCATCACAAGAACCTTGTAGAACTTGTAGGATTTTGCTTTGAAAAGGGGGAACGCACGCTAGTATATGAGTACATTTCTAATGGAACTTTAACCAAGAACTTGTCCG GGAGGAGTCATATAAAATTGGACTGGAAACAGAGACTCAACATAGCTTTAGATTCGGCTAGAGGTTTAGCTTATCTTCACGAGCTTGCTAAACCTCCAATAATTCACAGGGATGTAAAGTCAACCAATATACTTTTGGATGACAATTTGAGTGCTAAAGTCGCAGATTTTGGTCTCTCAACATTAATTCTGGACAGCGATCATGGCCATGTTTCTACAAACGTCAAGGGAACACTG GGTTATCTTGATCCCGAGTATTTCATGACACAACAATTGACTACAAAAAGTGATGTTTATAGTTTTGGTGTTGTGATGTTAGAGCTGATAACTGCTAGGCTGCCAATAGAGAAAGGCAAATATATTGTTCGTGAGGTGAAGATGGCAATGGATAAGAGCGACAAAGAGTACTACGGTCTAAGAGACATAATTGATCCAGCAATTCTGAATGTTGGATCCCTAATCGGTTTCCAGAGGTTCGTAGAATTGGCTTTGCAATGTCTTGAAGATACATCCGAAGATCGTCCAACAATGAATGATATCGTGAAAGAAATTGAGATTTTATTAAAAGACAACAGACTGGAGACAAATTCAATTTCAGCATCTTCATCTGCCACCTATTTTGGGAATGCAAGGGGTGCATCTGagctaccatatgatgaaatgcccaTCAGCAGCGAAGTGAACAGTGGTGTCTATGGCAGTGATAAGTATTTTCTCTCACAATGA
- the LOC135607159 gene encoding leucine-rich repeat receptor protein kinase HPCA1-like, with protein sequence MGTLVFLLFVFLASLQTSSGSTDAQDVAALLSLMTQWQNTPPSWGKTDDPCGTPWEGVQCSNSRVTSLTLSTMGIKGTLGDDIGQLSELKILDLSYNTMLGGTLTPNIGNLMELTILILVGCSFNGNIPDELGSLGNLSYLALNSNQFTGSIPASLGKLSNLNWFDIADNQLTGPLPISTETSPGLDQLVRTQHFHFNKNQLSGAIPEKLFSSDMTLLHVLFDGNNFTGKIPDSIGLVQKIQVLRLDRNALSGPVPSNINNLTHVKELNLANNRLTGMMPNLTGMNSLNYVDLSHNTFDASETPAWFSELQSLRALVIESGGLYGEVPKELFSFTQLQQVILDNNEFNGTLDMGNSISQQLQIVNFKNNKLTGVAHDASYDRTLILIGNPLCHWLSKTIFCSLRQEPAIPSYSTSLAECAANLCPPDQSLNPQNCKCVYPYEGVMFFRAPLFRDVTNSTLFQSLESSLWKKLDLPPGSVFLQNPFFNNDSYLQVQVQIFPSSGMYFNRSEILQIGFKLSNQIYKPPEIFGPYYFKAFQYPFPGVEGKSPIAIGLIIGIAAGCALLVIGLLLITIYALRQRKQAQRAIKLSKPFASWAHSGDEIVDAPQLKGARWFSYDELRRCTNNFSVSNEIGSGGYGKVYKGMLPGGQVVAIKRAQQGSMQGGHEFKTEIELLSRVHHKNLVALVGFCFDEGEQMLVYEFIPNGTLREGLSGKSGILLDWRRRLRIALGSARGLAYLHELADPPIIHRDVKSSNILLDEKLNAKVADFGLSKLASDNEKGHISTQVKGTMGYLDPEYYLTQQLSDKSDVYSFGVVMLELITAKQPLEKGKYIVREVKMAIDADDEEFYGLKELMDHAIQNAAYLIAFRKFAELALRCLEESAGDRPSMSDVVKEIEIMLNADGLSTNSNSAGSSATDFGYAKGVPKHPYDSHSRKDVSSSNSFEFSDGYTFSTKPEPK encoded by the exons ATGGGGACTCTCGTCTTCCTCCTGTTCGTGTTCCTGGCGAGTCTTCAAACCAGTTCAGGAAGCACAGATGCCCAAGATG TTGCTGCTCTACTTTCGCTGATGACGCAGTGGCAGAACACACCTCCAAGCTGGGGGAAGACGGACGATCCTTGCGGAACACCATGGGAAGGAGTCCAGTGCAGCAATTCCCGAGTGACAAGCCT GACGCTGTCAACCATGGGTATCAAAGGTACACTAGGAGACGACATCGGGCAGCTCAGTGAATTGAAGATCTT GGATCTGTCCTACAACACGATGCTTGGCGGAACGCTCACTCCAAATATTGGGAACCTGATGGAACTGACCATTCT GATCTTGGTGGGATGCAGCTTCAACGGGAACATCCCAGACGAACTAGGATCGCTAGGAAACCTCTCTTACTT GGCTTTGAACTCGAACCAGTTCACCGGTAGCATCCCAGCTTCCCTGGGCAAGCTTTCCAATCTGAACTGGTTCGATATCGCAGACAATCAGTTGACGGGGCCTCTTCCGATCTCCACCGAAACATCACCAGGCTTGGACCAGCTCGTCCGCACGCAGCATTT CCACTTCAACAAGAACCAATTATCAGGTGCCATCCCGGAAAAACTCTTCAGTTCTGACATGACACTGTTACATGT GCTTTTCGACGGCAACAACTTCACCGGAAAAATTCCGGATTCCATAGGCCTCGTTCAGAAAATTCAGGTCCT TCGATTGGACAGGAATGCTCTAAGCGGTCCGGTCCCTTCCAACATTAACAATCTTACCCATGTCAAGGAACT AAACCTAGCAAATAACAGGTTGACAGGTATGATGCCAAATCTGACTGGGATGAATAGCCTCAACTATGT GGATTTGAGCCACAACACATTCGACGCATCAGAAACCCCAGCCTGGTTCTCGGAACTGCAATCTCTGAGAGCTCT AGTGATAGAATCTGGAGGACTTTATGGAGAGGTACCGAAAGAGCTGTTCAGCTTCACTCAACTGCAGCAAGT GATACTTGATAACAATGAATTTAACGGAACCCTTGACATGGGCAATAGCATCAGCCAGCAATTACAAATCgtaaatttcaaaaataataagcTTACAGGAGTTGCACATGACGCCAGTTATGATAGAACTCTCAT TCTCATAGGAAATCCTCTATGCCATTGGCTCTCCAAGACAATATTTTGCAGTCTTCGACAAGAGCCAGCAATTCCTTCTTATTCAACCAGTCTTGCCGAATGTGCAGCGAACTTGTGTCCCCCAGATCAGAGTCTCAACCCACAAAATTGCAAATGCGTCTACCCATATGAGGGAGTGATGTTTTTCAGAGCACCTCTATTCCGAGATGTGACAAACAGCACACTGTTCCAATCATTGGAAAGCAGCCTGTGGAAAAAACTTGACCTTCCTCCTGGATCAGTGTTTCTTCAAAACCCCTTTTTCAACAATGACTCTTACCTGCAGGTACAAGTTCAAATTTTCCCATCCAGCGGAATGTACTTCAACAGGTCTGAAATTCTACAGATTGGATTCAAATTGAGCAATCAAATATACAAGCCACCTGAAATTTTCGGACCTTACTATTTCAAAGCATTCCAATATCCTTTCCCAG GCGTTGAAGGAAAATCGCCAATAGCTATTGGCTTGATCATTGGAATAGCAGCTGGTTGTGCACTTCTGGTTATTGGACTTCTTCTCATAACAATCTATGCCTTGAGACAAAGGAAACAGGCTCAAAGGGCCATAAAACTAAGCAAACCATTTG CATCGTGGGCACACAGTGGTGATGAAATTGTTGATGCACCACAATTGAAGGGAGCAAGATGGTTTTCGTATGATGAACTTAGAAGATGTACCAATAACTTTTCAGTGTCTAATGAAATTGGGTCTGGAGGGTATGGAAAG GTCTACAAGGGAATGCTTCCAGGAGGGCAAGTAGTTGCAATCAAGAGGGCACAGCAAGGATCAATGCAAGGTGGGCATGAATTCAAGACTGAAATTGAGTTGCTATCCAGGGTTCATCACAAAAACCTGGTGGCTCTAGTGGGCTTCTGCTTTGACGAAGGGGAGCAGATGTTGGTATATGAATTTATTCCAAATGGAACATTAAGAGAAGGCCTCTCTG GAAAGAGTGGGATACTACTTGACTGGAGGAGGAGACTTCGAATCGCACTGGGTTCAGCAAGAGGATTGGCTTATCTTCATGAGCTTGCTGATCCTCCAATCATCCACAGGGATGTTAAGTCAAGTAACATCCTACTGGATGAAAAGTTAAATGCAAAGGTTGCAGATTTTGGTCTCTCAAAGCTAGCATCAGACAACGAGAAGGGGCATATTTCAACTCAAGTAAAAGGAACAATG GGTTATCTTGATCCAGAATACTACTTGACACAACAGTTGAGTGACAAAAGTGATGTTTATAGCTTTGGAGTGGTTATGTTAGAACTGATAACTGCTAAACAACCACTTGAGAAAGGAAAGTACATTGTCCGTGAGGTGAAGATGGCGATAGATGCAGATGATGAAGAATTCTATGGTTTAAAAGAGTTGATGGATCATGCAATCCAAAACGCAGCTTATCTCATAGCTTTCAGGAAGTTTGCAGAGTTGGCCTTGAGGTGTTTAGAAGAGTCAGCTGGAGATCGTCCATCAATGAGTGATGTTGTGAAGGAAATCGAGATAATGTTGAATGCTGATGGTCTAAGTACAAACTCAAATTCAGCAGGTTCATCTGCCACAGATTTTGGATATGCAAAAGGCGTTCCTAAACATCCTTACGATTCTCATTCTAGAAAGGATGTTAGCAGCAGCAATTCTTTTGAATTCAGTGATGGATACACATTCTCAACAAAACCTGAGCCCAAATAA